In the Arachis ipaensis cultivar K30076 chromosome B10, Araip1.1, whole genome shotgun sequence genome, one interval contains:
- the LOC107621303 gene encoding protein FAR1-RELATED SEQUENCE 5-like, which translates to MAKLSIYLDRENSAWKVCKVILDHNHELTPRGMMHMIPKFHRISDAAKANIDGMRGYGVSTSKILGYMAGVAGWYSLLGFTKNDAYNYIDHMRWAKVVNGDSNAAIVYLEGKAAADPMSMARYNVTKDGMLANMFWADGPCRVDYQYFRDVVAFDSTYKKNKYQRPLVIFSGSNNHKQTTIFGFGLVLDETMYSYTWMLENLSEVMCNKHPSVVVTDGDDAMIATVKKVFPEATQRLCAWHLQKNIISNGGE; encoded by the coding sequence ATGGCAAAGCTGTCGATTTATCTGGATAGGGAAAACTCAGCATGGAAGGTCTGCAAAGTAATCTTGGATCACAATCATGAACTGACACCTCGAGGGATGATGCACATGATTCCGAAATTCCATCGTATATCGGATGCTGCAAAGGCAAACATAGATGGCATGCGTGGGTATGGTGTTTCGACATCAAAGATTTTGGGTTACATGGCTGGGGTTGCTGGATGGTACTCTTTGTTGGGCTTTACAAAAAATGATGCATACAACTACATTGATCACATGAGGTGGGCCAAGGTTGTTAATGGTGACTCAAATGCCGCTATTGTATATCTAGAGGGAAAGGCAGCGGCGGATCCAATGTCAATGGCTAGGTATAATGTTACAAAGGATGGAATGTTGGCGAACATGTTCTGGGCTGACGGACCTTGCAGAGTAGACTATCAGTATTTTAGGGATGTGGTCGCCTTTGACTCAACATACAAGAAGAATAAGTACCAGCGCCCGTTAGTGATATTCTCTGGGTCAAACAATCATAAGCAAACCACGATATTCGGATTTGGATTGGTGCTAGACGAAACAATGTATAGTTATACGTGGATGTTGGAGAATTTGTCAGAGGTGATGTGTAATAAGCACCCTTCTGTTGTGGTAACTGATGGCGATGATGCGATGATTGCGACAGTTAAAAAAGTGTTTCCAGAAGCTACTCAGCGGTTGTGTGCATGGCACTTACAGAAGAATATAATCTCGAATGGAGGCGAGTAG